The following are from one region of the Streptomyces rubrogriseus genome:
- a CDS encoding SAM-dependent methyltransferase: MTALNDLVRPDRYPRSSRYEPAWLLDLDMGPNPLWLLEDLAHDLDLRPGMRVLDLGSGKGATSVFLAREYGVEVVAADLWIAPEQAAAVFAEAGVGDQVEAVRAEAHALPFEEQSFDAIVSVDAFEYFGTADNFLPYLLRFLRPGGQLGMATPAMTQEIRELGMIPPHIKDVVGWEAIAWHTAEWWRFQWDITELVKVTSARLQQNAWQHWLLWARAGAEHHPDGQSANQPVIDMLTTDRGEFLSFALVTAHKN, encoded by the coding sequence GTGACTGCATTGAACGATCTCGTACGTCCGGACCGCTATCCACGCTCCTCCCGGTATGAACCCGCCTGGTTGCTCGACCTCGACATGGGGCCCAACCCGCTCTGGCTGTTGGAAGACCTCGCACACGATCTCGACCTGCGCCCGGGCATGCGGGTTCTCGACCTCGGCTCCGGCAAGGGCGCCACGTCGGTGTTCCTCGCCCGCGAGTACGGAGTCGAGGTCGTCGCGGCCGACCTGTGGATCGCCCCCGAACAGGCGGCAGCGGTCTTCGCCGAGGCGGGTGTCGGTGACCAGGTGGAGGCTGTGCGAGCGGAGGCGCACGCCCTGCCGTTCGAGGAGCAGAGCTTCGACGCGATCGTCAGCGTGGACGCCTTCGAGTACTTCGGTACGGCGGACAACTTCCTGCCCTACCTGCTGCGCTTCCTCCGGCCCGGGGGACAACTGGGCATGGCCACCCCCGCCATGACACAGGAGATCCGTGAACTCGGGATGATCCCGCCCCACATCAAGGACGTGGTCGGCTGGGAAGCGATCGCCTGGCACACGGCGGAGTGGTGGCGCTTCCAGTGGGACATCACCGAGTTGGTGAAGGTCACATCCGCGCGACTGCAGCAGAACGCCTGGCAGCACTGGCTGCTGTGGGCCCGGGCCGGCGCTGAACACCATCCCGACGGCCAGAGCGCGAACCAGCCCGTTATCGACATGCTCACCACAGACCGCGGAGAATTCCTCTCCTTCGCTCTGGTAACCGCACATAAGAACTGA
- a CDS encoding aldo/keto reductase family protein → MRYRQLGSSDLQVSEISLGSWLTYSGGIEADRTRACTEAAFDAGITFFDTANVYGQGAAETAWGEILSAQPRDSYVLATKVWGPMSDDPADQGLSPAQIAQQIDASLTRLKTDYVDLYQAHRFDPSVPVEDTVEAFQKVVEQGKARYIGFSEWTPEQIQAGIDIAGPGLFVSSQPQYSMLWQAPEAEVFGLCAANGISQIVWSPLAQGVLTGKYKPGQPVPEGSRFASADMAVSQDLVYSDATLEAVQRLVPIAEQAGMSMPTLALAWVLRRTEVASAITGASRPEQVHANAAASGIALTDDLLAAVDEALGDVPVTTPTLAPGAQPGILHR, encoded by the coding sequence ATGCGCTACCGCCAGCTCGGCAGTTCGGACCTTCAGGTCTCGGAGATCTCCCTCGGCTCCTGGCTGACCTACTCCGGCGGCATCGAGGCCGACCGGACCCGCGCCTGCACCGAAGCGGCGTTCGACGCGGGCATCACCTTCTTCGACACCGCCAACGTCTACGGACAGGGCGCCGCCGAGACGGCGTGGGGCGAGATCCTCTCCGCCCAACCGCGTGACTCCTACGTCCTGGCCACCAAGGTCTGGGGCCCGATGTCCGACGACCCGGCCGACCAGGGACTGTCCCCGGCGCAGATCGCCCAGCAGATCGACGCCTCACTCACCCGGCTGAAGACCGACTACGTCGACCTCTACCAGGCGCACCGCTTCGACCCGTCGGTACCGGTCGAGGACACCGTCGAGGCGTTCCAGAAGGTCGTGGAGCAGGGCAAGGCCCGCTACATCGGCTTCAGCGAGTGGACCCCCGAGCAGATCCAGGCCGGCATCGACATCGCCGGACCCGGCCTGTTCGTCTCCTCCCAGCCGCAGTACTCCATGCTGTGGCAGGCCCCCGAGGCCGAGGTCTTCGGCCTGTGCGCGGCCAACGGCATCTCCCAGATCGTCTGGTCGCCGCTCGCCCAGGGTGTGCTGACCGGCAAGTACAAGCCCGGTCAGCCCGTACCGGAGGGCAGCCGCTTCGCCTCCGCGGACATGGCGGTCTCCCAGGACCTCGTCTACAGCGACGCCACCCTCGAAGCGGTCCAGCGCCTCGTCCCGATCGCCGAGCAGGCCGGGATGAGCATGCCCACCCTGGCTCTCGCCTGGGTCCTGCGCCGCACCGAGGTCGCCTCCGCGATCACCGGCGCCTCCCGCCCCGAACAGGTCCACGCCAACGCCGCCGCCTCCGGCATCGCCCTGACCGACGACCTGCTGGCCGCAGTCGACGAGGCGCTCGGCGACGTCCCCGTCACCACCCCCACACTCGCCCCCGGCGCCCAGCCCGGCATCCTGCACCGCTGA
- a CDS encoding MFS transporter, producing the protein MLGAITFVMGTSEMIVTGLLPQLSAALGVSVASAGTLITVFAVGMMIGAPAMSVATLRLPRRTALIAALVVFAAGHVVGALSSGLGLALAGRFAAALGNGTFWAVGAVIATTAAGPAASTRAMGVMVGGTTLANVVGVPLGTAAGQLSGWQTPFWALAALAVAAAAVIVRRVPADRSGADSTLRAETSALRRPRLWLVYLAIALIQSGIMAFYSYVAPLLTDRAGLAAAAVPLAMLGFGAGALAGTALGGRRGDGKPYGTLVPATAVTAAVLAALTLWATSSVVAVVLVVLLGAAGFATNPVVVGEVVRVAGAGRALPMALATSAFQVGIALGPWAGGAALTSTLNTQGPPLAGTALALLALVPLGLLSATHRKAAPGGPSGPSAQGAQGEQGEQAGQDLAGGHPADVHRVDPAPEPSARRR; encoded by the coding sequence CTGCTGGGCGCCATCACCTTCGTCATGGGCACCAGCGAGATGATCGTCACCGGCCTGCTGCCGCAGCTCTCCGCGGCCCTTGGCGTGAGCGTGGCCAGCGCCGGCACGCTGATCACCGTCTTCGCCGTCGGCATGATGATCGGCGCGCCCGCGATGTCCGTTGCCACCCTGCGCCTGCCGCGCCGCACCGCCCTGATCGCAGCCCTGGTCGTCTTCGCCGCCGGCCACGTCGTCGGCGCACTCAGCTCCGGCCTGGGACTCGCCCTGGCGGGCCGGTTCGCCGCGGCGCTGGGCAACGGCACGTTCTGGGCCGTGGGCGCGGTGATCGCGACGACCGCCGCCGGCCCGGCCGCCAGCACCCGTGCCATGGGCGTCATGGTCGGCGGCACCACCCTCGCCAACGTCGTCGGCGTGCCCCTGGGCACGGCCGCCGGCCAGCTGTCCGGCTGGCAGACCCCCTTCTGGGCGCTCGCCGCTCTCGCGGTGGCCGCCGCCGCTGTGATCGTCCGGCGGGTGCCCGCCGACCGCAGCGGGGCAGACAGCACCCTGCGTGCCGAGACGTCCGCGCTCAGGCGCCCGCGCCTGTGGCTGGTCTATCTGGCCATCGCGCTCATCCAGAGCGGCATCATGGCCTTCTACAGCTACGTCGCCCCGCTGCTGACCGACCGTGCGGGCCTCGCCGCGGCGGCGGTACCGCTGGCGATGCTCGGCTTCGGCGCCGGAGCACTGGCCGGCACCGCGCTCGGCGGACGCCGCGGCGACGGCAAGCCCTACGGCACCCTCGTCCCCGCCACCGCGGTCACCGCCGCGGTCCTGGCCGCGCTCACCCTGTGGGCGACCAGCAGCGTCGTGGCCGTGGTCCTGGTCGTACTTCTCGGCGCCGCGGGCTTCGCGACCAACCCGGTCGTGGTCGGTGAGGTGGTCCGCGTCGCCGGAGCCGGCCGGGCCCTGCCCATGGCGCTGGCCACTTCCGCCTTCCAGGTCGGCATCGCGCTGGGCCCCTGGGCCGGCGGCGCCGCCCTCACCTCCACCCTGAACACGCAGGGTCCGCCGCTGGCCGGCACGGCCCTCGCCCTGCTGGCCCTGGTACCGCTCGGCCTGTTGTCCGCCACGCACCGCAAGGCGGCACCTGGCGGGCCGAGCGGACCGAGCGCACAGGGCGCACAGGGCGAACAGGGCGAACAGGCAGGCCAGGACCTCGCCGGCGGCCATCCGGCCGATGTTCACCGCGTCGATCCAGCCCCTGAGCCGTCGGCTCGCCGACGCTGA
- a CDS encoding helix-turn-helix transcriptional regulator codes for MDNQEEVSAFLKSRRARITPEQAGLPVYGQRRVPGLRRGEVAVLAGMSVEYYTRMERGSLAGASDSVLDALAQALRLNDTERDHLYAPAPGPGAAGPKKATVRPGVLRIVEGLHDQPAYVRNNRMDILAANPLARALHCKLFETGAEPVNTCRFVFLDPRATRLYPDWERVAREGVGVLRVEAAKNPYDRELSNLIGELSTRSDAFRTMWGAHGVHVFTEGTKRFLHPAVGEMELVHESLNLLGDEGLALTVYSADPGTPAADALKLLASWAATRQQDPADPQPRPER; via the coding sequence ATGGACAACCAGGAAGAAGTCAGTGCATTCCTGAAATCGCGCCGGGCGAGGATCACCCCGGAGCAGGCAGGCCTGCCCGTGTACGGGCAGCGGCGGGTGCCGGGGCTGCGCCGGGGCGAGGTCGCGGTGCTCGCCGGGATGAGCGTCGAGTACTACACGCGCATGGAGCGCGGCAGCCTCGCCGGGGCCTCCGACAGCGTCCTGGACGCTCTCGCTCAGGCCCTGCGCCTCAACGACACCGAGCGGGACCACCTGTACGCGCCGGCGCCGGGCCCGGGAGCAGCGGGGCCGAAGAAGGCGACCGTGCGGCCCGGCGTGCTGCGCATCGTCGAGGGTCTGCATGACCAGCCCGCGTACGTGCGCAACAACCGGATGGACATCCTGGCCGCCAATCCACTGGCCCGCGCCCTGCACTGCAAGCTCTTCGAGACCGGAGCCGAGCCGGTCAACACCTGCCGGTTCGTCTTCCTCGACCCACGGGCCACCCGCCTCTACCCCGATTGGGAACGAGTGGCCCGCGAAGGCGTGGGGGTCCTGCGGGTCGAGGCCGCCAAGAACCCCTACGACCGCGAGCTGTCGAACCTGATCGGTGAGCTGTCCACCCGCAGTGACGCCTTCCGCACCATGTGGGGCGCCCACGGCGTGCACGTCTTCACCGAGGGGACGAAACGGTTCCTGCATCCGGCGGTGGGCGAGATGGAGCTGGTCCACGAGTCGTTGAACCTGCTCGGCGACGAGGGCCTGGCCCTCACGGTCTACAGCGCCGACCCCGGGACACCGGCCGCCGACGCTCTGAAGCTGCTGGCCAGCTGGGCCGCCACCCGGCAGCAGGACCCAGCCGACCCGCAGCCCCGGCCCGAGCGTTGA
- a CDS encoding FAD-dependent monooxygenase encodes MKKPEVLIVGAGIAGPALAYWLSRNGYRPTVVEHARQLRSGGSAIVVKGPAIPVAERMGILPQLRELATRNRSLTLLDPGGRRILQLPLTSDKAPTVEVTRADLSEVLHRSAQTEAEFLFDDTVTALDQDEGGVDVTFRRSAPRRFDLVVGADGMHSTVRRLVFGPERQFTSDLGLYGATVPLEPDAIEDPTEMTMLTAPNRMLVLHPSRTTPLAIFTFRAAQSAPHDRKNVTLHKRTVADAYADVRWRAPEFVAAFLDHPAPFFDPLTTVRVPSWSRGRVVLLGDAAAATALLGDGSSMAMAGAYALAEELAAQPGDHARAFAAYESRLRREVGPRQRRVGLLSRLMVPRTRPGLAVRNAMGRAVGRTNRIPSREAANR; translated from the coding sequence ATGAAGAAGCCCGAGGTGCTGATAGTCGGTGCCGGAATCGCAGGGCCCGCACTCGCGTACTGGCTGTCCCGGAACGGATACCGGCCGACTGTCGTCGAACACGCCCGGCAGCTGCGTTCCGGTGGTAGCGCGATCGTCGTGAAGGGGCCCGCGATCCCGGTCGCCGAGCGCATGGGCATCCTCCCGCAGCTCCGCGAGCTCGCCACCCGCAATCGGTCGCTGACCCTGCTCGACCCCGGCGGCAGGCGAATCCTGCAGCTCCCGCTCACCTCGGACAAGGCGCCGACGGTCGAGGTGACCCGAGCCGACCTGTCCGAGGTGCTCCACCGGTCGGCGCAGACCGAGGCCGAGTTCTTGTTCGACGACACGGTCACCGCTCTCGACCAGGATGAAGGCGGGGTGGACGTCACCTTCCGGCGGTCCGCGCCACGGCGCTTCGACTTGGTAGTCGGTGCCGACGGGATGCACTCCACCGTACGGCGCCTGGTATTCGGCCCCGAGCGGCAGTTCACGAGCGACCTGGGCCTGTACGGCGCGACCGTCCCGCTGGAACCCGACGCCATCGAGGATCCGACCGAGATGACCATGCTGACCGCGCCGAACCGGATGCTGGTCCTCCACCCTTCGCGGACCACCCCGCTGGCGATCTTCACCTTCCGGGCCGCACAGTCGGCGCCCCACGACCGCAAGAACGTCACCCTTCACAAGCGGACCGTGGCCGACGCCTACGCCGACGTGCGGTGGCGGGCACCGGAGTTCGTGGCAGCCTTTCTCGACCACCCGGCTCCGTTCTTCGACCCCCTGACCACCGTCCGGGTGCCCTCGTGGTCCCGCGGACGGGTCGTACTGCTCGGAGACGCGGCGGCGGCGACAGCCCTGCTGGGCGACGGGTCCAGCATGGCGATGGCGGGCGCGTACGCCCTCGCCGAAGAGCTCGCCGCCCAACCCGGTGACCACGCCCGGGCCTTCGCCGCCTACGAGTCCCGTCTCCGCCGTGAGGTAGGCCCGCGGCAGCGACGCGTCGGGCTGCTCTCCAGGCTCATGGTGCCCCGCACCCGGCCGGGGCTCGCGGTGCGCAACGCGATGGGCCGCGCGGTCGGTCGCACAAACCGGATCCCCTCTCGGGAAGCCGCGAACCGGTAG
- a CDS encoding ArsR/SmtB family transcription factor: protein MARRNLVGPEVDALDLGAVFRALADENRRSVMTELAADRSDNERGCNSFNLPISKQTQTHHFRVLREAGLVDEIDYGNRKGIRLRRADIEKRFPGLLMLLGSESPGGTTPR, encoded by the coding sequence GTGGCCCGGAGGAACCTGGTCGGCCCGGAGGTCGATGCGCTCGATCTGGGTGCGGTGTTTCGCGCCCTCGCCGACGAGAACCGTCGTTCGGTGATGACGGAGTTGGCCGCCGACCGCAGCGACAACGAGCGGGGCTGCAACTCGTTCAACCTGCCGATCTCGAAGCAGACCCAGACCCACCACTTCCGGGTCCTGCGCGAGGCAGGTCTCGTTGACGAGATCGACTACGGCAACCGCAAGGGCATCCGGCTACGACGCGCGGACATCGAGAAGAGATTCCCCGGGCTGCTCATGCTCCTGGGCTCAGAGTCCCCGGGCGGTACCACTCCTCGCTGA
- a CDS encoding glycosyltransferase family 2 protein, which yields MSRPRLGIAVLTMGNRPAELKALLESVARQTLPATRIVVVGNGSPLPELPAGVDGVELEENLGVSGGRNEAIEYLRACGDVDVVVDLDDDGLLVDTGAFAHLASMYEADERLGIVSFRIADERGRTQRRHVPRLRSKDPMRAGEVTTFLGGGHGLSMRMLNRIGGWPEKFFFAHEETDLAWRALDDGWRVVYEPSLLLQHPWTSPARHAVYYRMTARNRVWLAKRHLPAPLIPAYLGVWTVLAAARTRSWGGLRAWAGGFAEGVRESGGPRRPMRWATVARMTRLGRPPVI from the coding sequence GTGAGTCGTCCACGCTTGGGAATCGCGGTCCTGACCATGGGCAACCGGCCCGCGGAACTGAAGGCGCTGCTGGAGTCGGTAGCGCGGCAGACGCTGCCGGCCACACGGATCGTGGTGGTGGGCAACGGCAGCCCACTGCCGGAGCTGCCCGCAGGCGTGGACGGGGTCGAGCTGGAGGAGAACCTCGGGGTGTCCGGCGGCCGGAATGAGGCCATTGAGTACCTTCGGGCGTGCGGGGATGTGGACGTCGTCGTCGACCTGGACGACGACGGGCTGCTCGTGGACACCGGCGCGTTCGCCCACCTGGCTTCGATGTACGAGGCCGATGAACGGCTGGGGATCGTGTCGTTCCGGATCGCCGACGAACGCGGTCGCACACAGCGCCGGCACGTGCCGCGGCTGCGGTCGAAGGACCCGATGCGGGCCGGGGAGGTGACGACCTTCCTGGGCGGCGGGCACGGGCTGTCGATGCGGATGCTGAACAGGATCGGCGGCTGGCCGGAGAAGTTCTTCTTTGCGCATGAAGAGACCGATCTGGCGTGGCGAGCGCTGGATGACGGGTGGCGGGTGGTGTACGAGCCGTCGCTGCTGCTGCAGCACCCCTGGACGTCACCGGCACGGCACGCGGTCTACTACCGCATGACGGCCCGCAACCGGGTGTGGCTGGCCAAGCGGCATCTGCCCGCCCCTCTGATCCCGGCCTACCTCGGCGTATGGACGGTGCTGGCGGCGGCGCGTACGCGATCCTGGGGCGGTCTGCGGGCCTGGGCGGGCGGGTTTGCCGAGGGTGTCCGTGAGTCGGGCGGGCCGCGCCGGCCGATGCGGTGGGCGACGGTGGCACGGATGACACGCCTGGGCCGCCCCCCGGTCATCTAG
- a CDS encoding MarR family winged helix-turn-helix transcriptional regulator, with protein sequence MDYGDKLFWLSVVIQRKYAEVCAEFDLTPSQATLLCAVRNEPRRMADLAASLGMTKNALSQLVDRTARRELVGRASSAQDRRVVMLSATPAGKVLGEAVYAEVAKRLPEIARNLDADDQRDFERVATAVVDTSDLSAPTSNQPITP encoded by the coding sequence GTGGACTATGGCGACAAGCTCTTCTGGCTCTCGGTTGTGATTCAACGCAAGTACGCGGAGGTCTGCGCCGAGTTCGATCTGACCCCCTCGCAGGCCACGCTGCTCTGCGCGGTCAGGAACGAGCCGCGGCGGATGGCTGACCTCGCCGCGTCGTTGGGTATGACCAAGAACGCATTGAGCCAGCTGGTCGATCGCACCGCGCGGCGCGAGTTGGTCGGCCGGGCAAGCTCGGCGCAGGACCGACGGGTGGTCATGCTGAGTGCGACGCCCGCGGGGAAGGTGCTCGGCGAGGCCGTTTACGCCGAGGTCGCCAAGCGCCTGCCCGAGATCGCGAGGAATCTCGACGCCGACGACCAGCGCGACTTCGAGCGCGTGGCCACCGCCGTCGTGGACACCTCGGATCTCTCTGCGCCCACCTCGAACCAACCGATCACACCGTGA
- a CDS encoding NmrA family NAD(P)-binding protein, with protein sequence MSTQTTGTIAVFGATGQQGGAVVDALLEHKARVRALVRDPQSDRAQALAARGVELAAIRADDPASLVAGLATVEGFYFMTPEANSLEEVEAEIRIGTTLVDAAAEAGVPHVVFNSVFGADRESGVPHHDSKHLIEERLRKSGLRASMVRATAFMENFTNVMAPSLEHGEIVLRLPLPEDVALKMISVRDIGRVAAALLIGTAEAPDGAVELVGDELTGPQIAAAFGARAGLPARYEALPLSVLPTDLDRVMFREFAKAAESPSDPSAVRAIEPATLDLAEWIRATGWTPPTNVAGS encoded by the coding sequence ATGAGCACACAGACGACCGGCACGATCGCGGTCTTCGGCGCGACGGGGCAACAGGGCGGGGCGGTGGTCGACGCGCTGCTGGAGCACAAGGCGCGAGTGCGGGCTTTGGTCCGCGACCCGCAGTCCGACCGGGCTCAGGCGCTGGCCGCCCGCGGTGTCGAGCTGGCGGCCATCCGGGCCGACGACCCGGCGTCGCTGGTCGCCGGGTTGGCGACGGTCGAGGGGTTCTACTTCATGACCCCGGAGGCGAACAGCCTCGAAGAGGTCGAGGCGGAGATCCGCATCGGTACCACACTCGTCGACGCGGCGGCCGAGGCCGGCGTCCCGCACGTCGTGTTCAACTCGGTCTTCGGAGCGGACCGGGAGTCGGGTGTGCCGCACCACGACTCGAAGCACTTGATCGAGGAGCGCCTGAGGAAGTCCGGCCTCAGGGCCTCGATGGTTCGCGCGACCGCCTTCATGGAGAACTTCACGAACGTGATGGCACCCAGCCTGGAGCACGGGGAGATCGTGCTGAGGCTGCCGCTGCCGGAGGACGTCGCCCTGAAGATGATCTCGGTCAGGGACATCGGCCGGGTCGCCGCCGCGCTCCTGATCGGCACCGCGGAGGCACCCGACGGAGCCGTCGAACTCGTGGGCGACGAGCTGACGGGACCTCAGATCGCTGCGGCGTTCGGCGCGCGCGCCGGGCTTCCGGCACGGTACGAGGCCCTCCCGTTGAGCGTGCTTCCCACCGACCTCGACAGGGTGATGTTCCGCGAGTTCGCGAAGGCGGCGGAGTCCCCTTCGGACCCCTCCGCGGTGCGCGCGATCGAGCCGGCCACCCTGGACCTGGCCGAGTGGATCCGAGCGACCGGCTGGACCCCGCCCACAAACGTGGCTGGTTCCTGA
- a CDS encoding helix-turn-helix transcriptional regulator — protein MGRVSSQELADFLRRRREDLRPEDVRGETTLPPSRRARRTPGLRREEVAALAQMSVSYYERLEQARAPRPSPQVLSALATALQLTEAERDHLARLAGQVLPAENGGAPEHVPEDAQQLLGRLDGIPAYVVNDRQDIVAWNAAAAALITDFSRLTPDERNLTRISTRFRDTLCTGAPGSESDFSQQVAAQLRAASVLHPTDNVLAELINEFATHDPDFARSWRNHAVRPIPGVRKNLHHPTLGELEIDRHTLSLPGSGFSLVMYTAEAGSPSAAALKSL, from the coding sequence ATGGGGAGAGTGAGCAGCCAGGAACTCGCAGACTTTCTCCGCCGCCGCCGCGAGGACCTGCGACCAGAAGACGTGCGGGGCGAAACGACGCTTCCACCAAGTCGGCGCGCCCGTCGCACACCCGGATTGCGCCGCGAAGAGGTAGCCGCCCTGGCGCAGATGTCAGTGAGCTACTACGAACGGCTGGAACAGGCACGGGCACCCCGGCCCTCACCGCAAGTGCTGTCCGCGCTGGCGACGGCTCTCCAACTCACTGAAGCAGAGCGTGACCATCTGGCCCGCCTGGCCGGACAAGTGCTGCCGGCAGAGAACGGCGGCGCACCGGAGCACGTGCCCGAGGACGCCCAACAGCTACTCGGCAGACTCGACGGCATCCCTGCCTACGTCGTCAACGACCGGCAGGACATCGTCGCCTGGAACGCGGCGGCTGCAGCTCTGATCACGGACTTCTCTCGCCTCACACCCGACGAGCGCAACCTCACGCGCATCTCAACGAGATTCCGTGACACCCTCTGCACCGGCGCGCCCGGTTCGGAGTCTGATTTCTCTCAGCAGGTAGCCGCTCAATTGCGTGCAGCCAGCGTTCTGCACCCGACAGATAACGTGCTCGCGGAGCTGATCAACGAGTTCGCAACCCACGATCCAGATTTTGCGCGCAGCTGGCGCAATCACGCTGTGCGCCCCATACCCGGTGTGCGAAAAAACCTGCATCATCCCACACTGGGCGAGCTCGAAATCGACCGGCACACCCTTAGCCTGCCCGGCTCAGGTTTCTCCTTGGTGATGTACACGGCGGAAGCGGGCAGCCCCAGCGCCGCTGCACTGAAGAGCCTTTGA
- a CDS encoding nuclear transport factor 2 family protein, which translates to MIDLLLAKDMNAVADLWAPDGIAEFPFAAGSSPQILRGREEVRAYLAHYPELMDMKEVAALTVRPTDQTDTVVVEWTATGRTVASSQPYLLEYIVVLTVRDGLIALFRDYWSPLSAAAAAGTLAELIDSLERKDA; encoded by the coding sequence ATGATCGACCTGCTGCTGGCCAAGGACATGAATGCCGTGGCAGATCTATGGGCTCCTGACGGAATTGCGGAATTCCCTTTCGCAGCCGGGAGCTCCCCCCAGATTCTCCGCGGACGTGAGGAGGTACGCGCCTACCTCGCTCACTACCCGGAGCTGATGGACATGAAGGAGGTGGCCGCGCTTACCGTGCGGCCCACGGATCAAACGGACACCGTCGTGGTGGAGTGGACGGCCACCGGCCGCACCGTGGCCAGCTCCCAGCCCTACCTCCTGGAATACATCGTGGTTCTCACGGTCCGCGACGGGCTGATCGCTCTGTTCCGGGATTACTGGAGCCCGCTGTCGGCGGCCGCCGCTGCCGGGACTCTCGCCGAGCTGATCGACTCGCTCGAACGGAAGGACGCCTGA
- a CDS encoding NmrA family NAD(P)-binding protein translates to MSGVLVTGGTGKTGKALVQVLRNAGVQARVASRNPAADDPDPIRFDWNDPTTYGPALDGMDRVFLLPPVESVDPLPLVEPFLRQAQRAGIQRLVMLGSAIVLPNAPSAVEMAAQVQAQPGGVVFRASGFMQNFLRPHPLAEHIHRLGEIRTAAGDGKLGWVDTRDIAASAAALLADLEVDARSDYLITGPHGMSYPQAAQIITAQTGRQVRVERITEEEQAAAHRAAGMPPEFADALAAVERGIAEGREDQVSTAVLELTGRPPRAFAEFVSDHAYEWTQ, encoded by the coding sequence ATGTCCGGAGTGCTCGTGACCGGAGGGACCGGCAAGACCGGCAAGGCGCTGGTGCAAGTGCTCCGCAACGCCGGTGTGCAGGCTCGGGTCGCCAGCCGGAACCCAGCCGCGGACGACCCCGATCCGATCCGCTTCGACTGGAATGACCCGACCACATACGGACCTGCGCTCGACGGGATGGACCGGGTCTTCCTGCTTCCGCCGGTGGAGAGTGTGGACCCACTGCCGCTGGTCGAGCCCTTCCTGCGCCAGGCACAGCGGGCCGGTATCCAGCGCCTCGTGATGCTCGGCTCCGCGATTGTTCTGCCGAACGCGCCCAGCGCCGTGGAGATGGCCGCTCAGGTTCAGGCTCAGCCCGGAGGTGTCGTATTCCGCGCCTCCGGCTTCATGCAGAACTTCCTGCGCCCGCACCCACTGGCCGAACACATCCATCGACTCGGTGAGATCCGTACAGCAGCCGGTGACGGCAAACTCGGGTGGGTCGATACGCGGGACATCGCGGCCAGTGCCGCCGCGCTATTGGCTGACCTGGAGGTGGACGCTCGAAGCGACTACCTGATCACCGGGCCGCACGGGATGAGCTATCCACAGGCCGCGCAGATCATCACCGCGCAGACCGGCAGACAGGTTCGGGTGGAGCGTATTACGGAGGAGGAACAGGCTGCCGCCCACCGTGCCGCCGGAATGCCGCCCGAGTTCGCAGACGCCCTTGCCGCCGTCGAGCGCGGAATCGCGGAGGGACGCGAAGACCAGGTCAGCACCGCGGTGCTCGAACTGACCGGCCGTCCACCGCGTGCCTTTGCCGAATTCGTGTCCGATCACGCGTACGAGTGGACGCAGTAG